The genomic segment ttttttggcggtacgcgggcctctcactgctgtggcctctcccgctgcggagcacgggctccagacgcgcaggctcagcggccatggctcacgggcccagccgctccgcggcatgtgggatcctcccggaccggggcacgaacccgcgtcccctgcatcagcaggcggactctcaaccactgtgccaccagggaagccccagggtgtgTTTTAACATGTTTATACAGGGCACAAGTTCTCAGCCTGGGCACGACATTTAGGGCTGGATCATCCtctgttgtgggctctcctgtGCATCACAGATAAGCAACATACCTGGACCTCAACCCATTGGATGCCAGGAGCATACCCACTTCCCAGCAGTTGTGACAgtcagaaatgtctccagacattgccaagtgcaCCTTGGGGGTAAAATTGCTCTTGGTTGAGAACCACGGATTTAAGGGATTTCTGGGTGTAAGAAGTTGCATATGTAAGTTCGGAGCTTGGGAAGTGATGGGAGAAGGGTTTATCTACATTTGTccgtctttccttctttccctccactCTTCCTTCCACCCaaccttccatccatccacccacatcCTGGCACTGGCTAGGCACCTGCTGTGTCCAATGGTTTCGGGTGAATGTACAGGGCATGGACTCTTCCAAGCAGGAAGAGCAGGGTCAGGTTTATAAAGAGGACACCCTAGGAAGAACTTGCCCCAGAGCTGGTGGGGGTCCGTGGGGGCAGACCCATGGGTGTTCAGCATGGGCTCCTGGGAGAGCGGCTGGGTGGGTGACATCCCCATCAACTGTCACCTTCAGCATACTTGAGCCAGGAGGAGTATGATGCCTCCAGCCAGAGAGGGGACATCATCCAGAAGAGGGAGGCGCCTGGTGGTCGCTACTGTGTCACCTGCAGAGCAGTCGAGTCCCTCATGAGAAAGGtaaggggtggggtaggggctgTGAGGAACTCCATTCAGATAACGGCAGTGGGAAAAGGAAAGGCCAACCTCCAGGGCCCCCTGGACACCCCAGGTTGGTGCTCATCTTGTCTCTGGCTCCATCATGGAAAGACCAAACCCCGTTTCTGCCATTTGGTGTCCACATGATCTCGGGCGGGACttttaacttccctgagcctgtttcctcaacgCAGGagatgtttaataaacatttgctaaatTAGTAAAGTGGAGATAACACTCCATGTTTTAAGACtcaaacaaatatatgaaaagaagctTACTGTGAACTATAAAGTTTTGTGTTGATACAAAGCAGCCAGGAACAGCTGTGAGTCAGAGGCACAATGGCCCCCCATCCTTCACAACCCCAGAGGTAGATGGAGCCATCCAACTCCTAGGATTTGAGCTCTACGCAGTCTCCCTCAATCCCGATGGCCTCTGATTTCTAGATTTCCCAGGCAAAAAATCAAACGGATGGAAACTTTCAAAACTGTACAGCCAGCACGCTCATATACAAAAGGGCATCCCTGAattcttctccccacctcctttaCAAACTTCAGTCTTGCCTGtacccttctctcccttctctcagcGTCACTCCTGGGTGTGGGCTCCGCTCGCTTCCTCTAAGGCTGAGGCtcacttccctcccctctccccccagaaCACCCACGCCCTCCTGGATGTCCAGCTGGACAGTGTCCGCGTCGTGCACAAGATGGAGATCTTCCCCATCATTATCCACATCTCCATCAATGAGAAGGTGGCAAAGAAATTCAAGTAGGTGTACACCTGGGGGCTGGTGGTGAGGTTTGAATGGGCACCAGAACTCCCCATAAGGCCCATGGCGACCACATCCAGAGCCCGTGATGGGGTTTCCAGGATCTCACCTAGTGCCAGCCTTGGAAGTGTCACAGGGCAGTTCCCCTAAAACATCCAGGATAGAGGTCCTGCAGCCCACCCCCGGGGAGCAGCCCAGAGGACAGTAAGGTGAGACCCTAGAACCTGACTGACCTCGGCTGAGGCCACATGTTTCCTGGGGTAGAGTTAACAGTCCATCTGTGTTAGGTAAGGACAGAGACTGAAAAACACTACTTGGTCCATGGCTGGGACAAGCCCAGATATCCTGCTGCCCCCTTTATAATTTGAGAACCGAAGTTATAAACTAGAtctgccaccccaccccaccacctccGTTAGTGCAATGTCATCTAGGGCCCCAGTCACATCTGCTTCACAAGGCACTGGGTCCCCTCGAAGCAGGCCATCTGTGTCTAGGGGCATCTGTTGCATCATCGGTCCATCCAGGTCCCTAGAATTCCAAGCCGGCGGCTGATTTCTGGGGCTCCGTGCTGGGAGGCTAGTGCAAGGCTCTCCCTGAGCCACGCTCCCACCTCCGGCTCTGGCAGGAAGGCTCTGCAGCAGCTCGGCACCGCAGAGAACCAGCTCCTGGAGGCTGCCAGGCAAGAGGAGGGTGAGCTGGATGAAGTGCCCTGTCTGTACAGCAGCCTGGCCCCCGACAGCTGGAGCGACCTGCATGCCCTGCTCGGCTGTGTCCGCCTGGCCATTGCAGATGAGCAGAAGAAGGTTGTGTGGACAGAGTAGAGGCCTTGCTGATGGCCCCTGTGTCATAAACAAATTCAGAAAATGAACTTGgtatattttactaaaataaaaagcttttacaaCGCTCTGGCCTGTGGcttccccaccatgtcctccAGGATGGAGTtgatgggggtgggaagggtgATGGGAGCCCATCCACTTGAAGGAGAATGCCCCCTTTCTGGGTTTTCCAGGCAGGCGGAGGCAGGGCAGGTCTGGAGCATTCCATGAGTACTGTCTGTGCTACAGACTTGTGTTTACCCAAACAGAATTCACCCAACCAGAGGATGGGGCGGTTTCAGGCCTTGAGCGGAGACATCTTCATCCTTGGACACTCTCAAAAAGAAGGGCAAGCTCTGCCCATACAGACCCCAGGATGAAACTCGTCACTTAGGGAGCCTGCCAAGAATCAGTGGTCTCATGGAAACCCAGCCCGGGGCTCAGGAGCCTGACTGTGAACAAAGTGAAGGAAGAAGACAAGCCCAAGTTTCCTTCAAAGGCTCCCTCCAGACCAGGACTGACAAACAGACACTGTCCCCTCATTGAATGCAGTTTGCACTCACCCACCACCCTCGTGGCACACAGAATCCCATCTCCTCTCAGGTGAAGGGCACAAGAACGTCTGTGGGTTCCAGAGAACCAAGAGGGACTGAAGCCCCATGTCCCAGACCCTTCTTCCTGCTGTTCCCCAGACCACCTTCACCTTGTCACAGGTTGGGGACCCTGCACCATCCTGGGGACcccccagggaattcctgtgCCAGGACACAGCTCAGACACAGGACAGCGGTCCCCcactgtgggggtggggagggcctcACAGTTCGTTGTGCAGTGGCCTGCACTGGGGAGAGAGCTTCTCCTCTAGCACCCCACTGGGAGCACATACCCAGGGGTCGTGGGTCTCCCACTGCCACTTAACCAGTTGGGTCTGAAGCAGTTCCAGAACCTGGGCATAGCGGGGGTCAGTGGCCAGGTTCTGGGTCTCGTGGGGGTCCTGGCTCCTGTCAAAGAGCTCCCAGCGTTCCCGGTAGTAGTAGTGATGCAGGTCCTTGTACCAGCCCGTGGGCCGGCCGGCTGTGGTGCGATTCAGGAGGTCCTGGAAGGTTGGCGAGACGTAGAAGTCCTGGTCAATGGGAAAGGGCATCTTGAAGTGGAGGTTGTGCACAAGGTGGAAGTTCTGGTGGTGCACGGAGCGCATGGGGTAGGACATGGTGACTTCATGGTGGCTCTGGCTGCCAAAAACCGTGGTCCAAAGAGGCTCCGCCTCCAGCGCCGGGAGGAGGGACCGCCCAGTGAGCTGGACAGTCTTTGAGCCAAAGATGGCATAGCTGGGGTAGGGGATAGAGAACCAATCCAAGATGGTGGGCGTGAGATCTGGAAAGGAGATGACATCTCAGTAGGGCGGGCCCTCCAGGGCACCAGACCCACCCCCGTGGAAGGGCTGAATCCAGGCCACTCTGGAAGCTGGTGGGCCACCCTGCACATCAAATCACCAACAGGAAAAAGCTACTACAGGCCAACCCGTCACGGCTGCGTCACCCTCTGGGCCGTCATGCTTTCAATGCCATGACAAGAGCCCCCAACTTGGTGATACCCAGGATCCTTCTAAAATCCTTCAGACTAGCGAGGAAGCCCCCACACAGGGGCCTATTCCTGTTCTGTGCTGTGGCCAGAACGCTTCCTGACCTTGGGGCCAAAGGGAGATGTGAGCCCTGAGCCCACAGGGGCCCAAGCATGCTGCTGCCCTGACCCCTCAACGTGGGGTCAAGGGGCATCAATTATCACCTGGGAATTTGTCACAAATGCAAATTTTGGGGcatcaccccagacctactgaatcagacacTCTGGGGTGGGATATCTGGATACTAGCAAGTGCGCCAGGTGATCGATGCTCACCAGTGGGCCAGTGGAAAAATGACTGGCTTGAAGCCAGTGAGACCCAAACTGGAATCCAAGCTTGGtgcttacaagctgtgtgaccttgggctcctAACttcatgtctctgagcctcatttctaTATCTGTAGAATGGGGCTGACCATCCCTTCCTCACTGAGGTGATGTGGCAACCGCATAAGGTAGTGGGTGAGGAGCTACGTCTGGTCGTGGTGGTCCCACTAAatgtcctcttcctcctccgtTCCCCCTCCTCGACCCCTGCTGCATGGAATGCAGAGTCATACCTAGGAGGCTCACGTAGGCCTCGCTGACCTGGCCCCAGCGTTTTGGGTGCTCTGGGGATGACACCAGCATGGGCTCAGCAGTGCCCGGCCAGTAGAGGTTGGTCCTGCCGCTGGGGAAGGGGATACCATTGTCGGATGTGAAGATCACCAGGGTGTCATTCAGGACACCCGCCCCACGCAGCTCCTGGAGCACGAGTCCAATCCCTGCAGGGTGTGGAGGGGATAGCAGAGCTCAGCCGCAGGCAGATGCGCAGTTGTGGGAATGCGTGTGCACTAAAGCATTTCTTCATCCGGCTGCTGAACCCTGCACCATCTTTTCCTTCAATCACCCCGGCCCTCCTTGCCACCAGCCAGGCCTCCCGCCCAGCACTCTGCCCAGGGCCCTGTCCTGGAGCAGTACTTGCATGGCCTCCACCTGAGTGCACCCCTCCAGGACACTGGCCAACCTTGGCAGTTCCGTGTCACCCCTATGCAGCTGCTACCTGCCATGCAGTGGTTTCTGTGTTTCCTGGAATCTCCCCGTGGAGGTAATAAGGATGGTCTTGGGTGGGGCCAGAAGATAGGATTCTCTCTacacccacccccttcccaagTCCCCATGAACTAATGGTACCAACAGGGAAACGATAAAGGCACCAACCTCCCAGACTGGGTTGAATGGTGGTTCCCCTAAAAGATATGTCCacacagaacctgtgaatgtaacgttatttggaaagagggtctttgcagatacaaTTAAgtcaaggatcttgagatgagatcatcctgacATACCTAGGTGGTCCTTAAATCGAATAAGTGTCTTTAAACGAAGAGGAGGGCCACAGactaaagagaaaacacagggaaggagctcatgtgacaacagaggcagagactggagtaatgctgcacaagccaaggaacacttGCGGCCACCatgagctggaagaggcaggaaggactctCCCCCAGAGGGGACACGGCCCTGCGGCACTGTGATTTCTGGCTCTGGCTCAAGATGGAGGCCCAAGCTGTGCCCTATCCCACCACCTGGGCTCCTTGAACCCACCTTGGTCCATGCGGCTGATGGTGGTATACTGCGCGGCCAAGTCAGCTCGGGCAGCCGGTGTATCAGGGACGAAGTAAGGCACCTGGGATGGGGCAGGTGGGTGGCACGTCAAGGTTAGAACAGATAGGTTGGGTGGAGGGGGCAAAGTGGCCAGCGCTTGAATTAGGGTGGGAGATACAGGTGCCAGCCTTCCTCCCAGGGCCCAAAATCATCTCTCTTCCTGAATGGATTATCCCAGAACACCCACGCTTCTGGGTACATCATTCCATGTCTTTACGCTTCTCTCTGCCACCCCACAGATGGGGCCCTGGCTCCAGTGAGTCAGTGGGTTTCTTCTTACACACCTGGGGCCAGGGCTGCCAACCCACGAGATGGGCACAGGTCCCCATATTTACAGGGTGGAGGACGAAGGGTAGTTCTCAGAAACGTGGTGAGGGGTCCTCCTACCTGCACATCCTTTGGGTTGTAGGTCTGCGGGGTCCAGTCTGGGATCTgccccatgccactctctccatTGCCAAACTTCTCACAGAAGGCCCCGTACTGTGGCTGGGAGTGCCCGCAGCGGTGGGGGTCGTGGAAGGCGACATAGAGGAAGAAAGGCCTGCAGATGGAAGGACGGGCTTGAGCGTTGAGGTCAAGGTCAGATGGCTGACCCACCACCTGGCTTCTACCCTGGGGAGCCTCATCCTTTGGAAAGGAACACCCCTCAGCTTTGCCTACTCCCCTACAACTGAGAGCCTCCCCGTGATCCACactgcctcagtgtccccatgtCCCCTCTTCTTCTGACCAGATCAACTTGAGCATCTGGAACCTTCTCCTCCACCCACACCCCAGCTGTCTGGAGACTCCAAGAATCCCAACCAAAGACTCTGGGATCTGCATCCAGCATTAACTGTCCAGAGGTCTGGCTGTGTGAGAGCAGTTAAGGGGGAGGGACCCTCCTCACACCTGTTGTCCCGAGCCTGCAGGAATTTCCGGACCAGCAGTTTCATTCTAGTGATGTTCCGCCCCACCTGGAGGACAGAGCCATTCTCCTCCGTGTACGCAAAATCAAACGGGTACACCGTCTCCGGCCCCACGTGCTTCTTCCCAATGATGCCTGGAGTCGGGGAGATAGGCCTGTCCAGAGCCCTTTCGGTCTCCCactcccctctgcccccttctCCACTCCCCAGGCCCTGTGTCTTGTTGTGGTCTCCAGGAGGCAGCCGGGCCCTTGTTCTCGTGTGGCCATGGCCCAGCCAGAAGGCCCAGATTCCTTGGGGTCAAGTGCTCAAGCAGGCAACACAGGGCCCATGGTGGCTCGGGACAAGGCCTTGCCCCTCTGGGGCAGGGAGGTAAgttgctgtcctgcccctgtgGCTACACGAAGCCCCTCACCTGTGAGAACACCAGCTTGGCCCAACAGCAAAGGCAGGCTCTGCACCCGGTCGAAGGAGTTGAAGTGGTGGACATCCTGGTGCAGGCCATACATTCCGTTCTGATGCTGCCAGCAGAGATGCTGTGAGGCCGGGCGCCTCCTGGCAGCCAGggtcctgtcccccaccccacccccaacgcTTCTGCTCTCCCAGGCTCACCAGCCTGGCCCTTTGTAGGCCCCTGATTTAGAGTTCTCATAGAGGTTTTCTCCATCTCTCACTCCCCGCCCAACAGGCCCACAGGTCCCTACCATGGGACGACAGCAGGAAATACAATAGACTGGGAGAATGTACACTAAAATTAGGggtggcttttattttcttctttttgtgtaCCTGTACTTCTCAATTTTTCTATCAAGAGCACACATCGTAGAGTGAAAACCACACCAACAGGCCTCTTTTTATTAGCTGACGTTTTTAGAgtgtaaaaaaaattgttgtaCGTGTTGCAAACTCAAACAGGCTAGAGAGATGTAAGAAGGAAAATCCCTGTCCTTATTCCTGTGGCTCACTGCCCAGAGGTGAGCGTAGCCTACAGCTGCCTGATTAACCTTACAGGAAGCTTCTGTGTACAGGTCACAGTCTGCTCTTTATGTAGGCCTCCTACTCACAGCCTCAGGCTCTCAGAAAGGGACAGCGCATCCCCCGCATAAAATAACGCTGTGAGATAATACATCAGGAGTAAGCGCCCATGTACACCcaggttcacagcagcattattccaaCAACCAAAGGTGGGagaaacccaagtgtccactaatagagaaatagataaacaaaatacgctctatccacacaatggaacattattcagtctTGAGTAGTGAGGTACTGACGTACTCGGGTGAAGCTTggggacattatgctcagtgaaaccAGCCAGCCGCAAAAAAGCAaacactatatgattccacttatgtgatgTACCCAGAGTAACCAAATTCACGGAGACAGAAAgttgaatggtggttgccaggggctggcggaGCAGTGGGAACAGGGagctagtgtttaatggggacagagtttcagtttggggtgataaaaaagtcctggagatggacggtggcgatggttgcacaacaatgtgaatgtacttaatgccactgaactgcagccttaaaatagttaaaatggtaaacctTTCATTACATATACCTTAGCACAATAGAGCAAGTGCCTTAAATGGCAGCTTTTATTGTCACAAAAGCTCCTGGGACAATATCATGAAAAGAGTTAACACTGGGCTGGGCAAGTACCTGCCAGGCACCTTGCTGTGAGCTTTACATATAGAGAGTTAACTTGGCCAATCCTATAGTAATCCCAGGAGTGAGGTATTACTAACACCCCATCtttcaggtgaggaaattgaggcacacagAGATAAGTGATTTGCTCACAGTCACACAGTGGTGGAGCAGGGCTGCACTTGGACCAtttagctgggggtgggggagggaaggtgggcaCATCCCCAGGGAGACCAGGGAGGGGTTCCCAGCAGCAGAAGCCGTGGGGGCTCTCCCTCCTCCTGAACTCCTGCTGCCCTCACCTGGGGCAGGCCAGTGAGGAGGCTGGCCCGGCTGGGAGAGCAGCTGCTCACGGAGGTGAAGGCATTGCGGAAGACAAGGCTCCGGCGGGCCAAGGCATCCAGGTGAGGGGTGGTGATGGCACTGTTGTTGTAGGCACCACTCTCAAAGCCTCCGTCATCCgctgaggaaggagggagacataGAGGACCTGATGGCCTGGGCTCCGAAAGAGCAGCATGTGCAAGTGAGAGAGACCTGGGTCCTGCTGCAGTGGCCTGGCAGTGATGCCCAGGCGGGTATGATACCTCTGTAGACTTGATATCAGGCAGGTGTGATTTCCAAGTGGGAATGACCCAAGTGGGCATGATATTCAGCAGGCTTGTTACTTGAGTGGGAATGCCACCAGGCATATATGAAAACTGGGTGAACATGTTAGTAGGCAGGCATAAAACTGAGGGGAGCATGAGATCCAAGCAGGCATGATTCGGCAGTCCTGGGCTCTGCAGACGTGCCTGAGGACGTGGATCCACGTGCTGGTTCTCCGCCAATGCCCCTGAGATAGGGGGAGTTGAAGGGAGCCGCTCTGTAGGGTGCTGTTTAAGTTACAATTAGCTGAAGGACCTGCCCCAGACCACAAAGTTAATCAGAAACAGTGGCCCTGGCAGACAGCCAGACCtcaaaagaggaaagaatcaggTTGCCTTGTGATAGCTGGGCTCGGGTTACCCAAGCAGAAAGTCTCGTGAACAACAGGGCACTAGAGGAACTTGGGGTTTCACGGAGGCGGGGAGGGCCAGGGGAGAAGGCGGgtgggtgagtgggggctgctcccTTCAGCCAGGAGAAAGAGAGTTGAGCCACAATGCTCTGGGGTCTGAAAAGGGAAGGGAAACGGGGTTATCACTGCTGGGGAGAAGATGAGAGATCCAGGGCACCCTGCTGGTCTCTGAGGACTTGGGCACCAGCCCCTCTTCTGGCATCCCCTCTGCGATCTGTGGAAAGCCGCCCAACGCCCTGAGGTGGGTGGGGACCCCAGGCTTAGCCCTGGCTGCTCTGGTCACGGTTCGGGCTACAGGGTCAGAACCGGGGGCAGGAATGGGGTGTGAATGCTGGGGCCGAACCCTCCAGACCCTGCAGTGGGCAGGGCCGCCTCTGCTTGCCTCTCCAAGAAGCCGACCACGAAGAGTCTGGGGCCAGCAAAAAGAGGAGTCGGGGAATGAACGGCAATGGGGTCTGCAGGGCACGGAGGGTTAGCGCTGGCCTCTTCCGGCGGCCGTGGAGGGCGGTGCCCGGGGTGCCGGCGGGTCGGAACTTACCGAGGATCAGCAGCACGTTTCGGGGCCGCGCCCGGTGCACACAACAGAGACCCGCTACGAGGAGCAACACCCAGCAGGCCGGCCCGGAGCAGCGCATAGCGGCGGTTCCAGCCGGGCGCCGCCCCGCCGTCACGTGAGCACCAGCCCTCCCGCCCCAACCCTCGGTCACGTGTACATCAGGACCCGCCCAGGACCCGCCCCGGCTCCGGCTCCCGCTCCCCCAACCTCTGCGGTTTCTGCAGACCAGCTGCGGAGACGACGGGAGACCCCGAGCTGTGGCGTCCGGTGAGTGCGTGGCTGACGGCGGCGGGGCCCGGGGCCGGGCGCTCGAGTTGCCAGGGCACTGGCCGGGGTCGCTGGTGGGCGGCCGACGTGGGGGGGCGGCAAGTGGTCCGCGGGTACGGGTGCGTCCCGCGGGGACCCCGCTCCCCACCCACCTCATCCCCACCCACCTCATCCCCACCCAGGTCCCCGCCATCCTCCGCCTTGCTGAGGCCGGCAGGCCACGGACCGGCAGACGGTGTGGGTCCCCCCCTTAGACCCCAGTGTCTGGGGCAAGCGGcttcgggggtggggggccggTTCTGTCCAGAGCGGCCCCAccggggctgggggtggtttGGGACAGGCTCTGCGCGCCAGGAGCACCAGGACCCTAGAGGATGCGCGCCGTGAATTACCGGGGGGAGCCTCTGACGTTCTTTCAGAACAAACTAGAATACTTAAGGCTCCTCTAAGGATGTAGACGCCACAGGTGGGGGTTGGGGTGATGCGCAGCTTCAGGATGGGAGCCCTCCCACCACCGCAGCGCCGCAGTCTGCCGTAGTGGGTGGAGCCTGCTATGCTGCGCACTTGGAAAACCTCAGGGCCTCCAGTCACCCCACCCACTCATCGCCAGCCACATGTGGGTATCTCCGTGGACCTGCTTTTCTCTGCACTGCTCCTCGTTAAATttcctgggggggggggaataaaaaaaggaaacaaattctccGGGGAGGAGAAACCTTGAGTCTAATTAGTGATTAGTGTTTGAACTTCTCAGTgagaaatcatttattttttctggccAGAGTGGATGGAGGAAGAGAAGGCACCTAGGGTCTGGGCAGGTGGGGTTAAGAGAGAGCAGTCGGTGGCGGGGGGGCACTCCACCTTTGGTTGACGCCTTCTCTGCGCAGGCTGTTGGCTTCCTGACTCAGATCAGCAAGGTGAGGGGAGATTTAACGCATCTAGCTCCACCCCCCTGGGTGAGAGGAGACCGATTGCGCATCTCCTGATGTTTCTGGACCTCACCCTCACTCTCACCCTGTTGCTGGGTTTTCTGAAGCCCAGGCCCTGACTGCTGGTCTgtgtccccccgcccccccccccactcttcCTAGACATGTCATCTACTATGAAGCCGCCCAAGGGCTTTGCCCCGATGTCCTGCTGCTGGTCCACTGCGACCATGCAGAAGAGGCTGCCTTTCCTGGCTTGGCTGCCTGACTACACCTGGCACGCGCTGAAGATGGACTTCATCGCTGGGATCTCAGTTGGGCTCACAGTCATTCCCCAGGCGCTGGCCTATGCCGAGGTGGCTGGACTCCCTCCCCAGGTGAGATGTGTGCCCTTGCTGCCCACCACATcccttccccttagcctgacccCACTCCAGGCCTTAGTGCTCACCCAGGAGCAGAGTAGAAATGCATGCATAGTATTCCCTCCAGACAAGGGGGCACCCTGGGCTCCAGTCCCATGGGGCCCAAGAAGCCTTAGTTTACAACCTAGAGCATGTGACTGCCTTTGGGCAGACGCGTGCTCCTGTAACCCCTCTTGTCATGCTTGTCACACACAGGCACCAAGCTAGTTCTGGATTGCCTGATGGGGCCAGTGGGATGACTCACTCTGGCTTTAAGAATGCTTTCTCAGAATCACAGGCTCAGACATAAGGACACGAGGCCCCAGTTGGGTGTGGGTAGGAAAGAGGCCCCGTAGTCACTGTAGGTCCACAACCTTGGGTAACAGGGTGATCAGTGCACCCTGCCTGTATGTGCTGCTGTGCCCAGAATACACAATGGACCACACAGATCCCTGTGCTTAACCAGCTACACCAGGGACCCTGTGCGGGTGCCGTGTGCCTCCTGGATATTCATTGCTCTCTCTGCCCAACAGTACGGCCTCTACTCTGCCTTCATGGGGTGCTTCgtatatttttttctgggtaCCTCCCGAGATGTGACTCTGGGCCCCACGGCCATCATGTCCCTCCTGGTCTCCTTCTACACCTTCCGCGAGCCTGCCTATGCTGTGCTGCTGGCCTTTCTGTCGGG from the Delphinus delphis chromosome 19, mDelDel1.2, whole genome shotgun sequence genome contains:
- the SGSH gene encoding N-sulphoglucosamine sulphohydrolase, encoding MRCSGPACWVLLLVAGLCCVHRARPRNVLLILADDGGFESGAYNNSAITTPHLDALARRSLVFRNAFTSVSSCSPSRASLLTGLPQHQNGMYGLHQDVHHFNSFDRVQSLPLLLGQAGVLTGIIGKKHVGPETVYPFDFAYTEENGSVLQVGRNITRMKLLVRKFLQARDNRPFFLYVAFHDPHRCGHSQPQYGAFCEKFGNGESGMGQIPDWTPQTYNPKDVQVPYFVPDTPAARADLAAQYTTISRMDQGIGLVLQELRGAGVLNDTLVIFTSDNGIPFPSGRTNLYWPGTAEPMLVSSPEHPKRWGQVSEAYVSLLDLTPTILDWFSIPYPSYAIFGSKTVQLTGRSLLPALEAEPLWTTVFGSQSHHEVTMSYPMRSVHHQNFHLVHNLHFKMPFPIDQDFYVSPTFQDLLNRTTAGRPTGWYKDLHHYYYRERWELFDRSQDPHETQNLATDPRYAQVLELLQTQLVKWQWETHDPWVCAPSGVLEEKLSPQCRPLHNEL